The Sulfurihydrogenibium sp. YO3AOP1 genome has a window encoding:
- a CDS encoding DUF429 domain-containing protein translates to MNILGIDLAGSEKRPTGIAYFENNRILTKVVYNDEEILKIAKNFSKIFIDAPLSLPKGRDSLEVNNGIHFRECDIKLRELKIKFFPLTLGPMRKLTKRAMKLKAILEEQNKKVFEVFPGGFYDIMKLSRKDKEEIIKFYKDLGFELEDKEFIQDELDAIACLLTGLMHEKEESLILEGIDGSIILPRKK, encoded by the coding sequence ATGAATATACTCGGTATTGATTTAGCAGGGTCTGAAAAAAGACCAACAGGTATAGCTTATTTTGAAAATAATAGAATATTAACTAAAGTCGTATACAATGATGAAGAAATTCTAAAAATAGCTAAAAACTTTTCTAAAATTTTTATAGATGCCCCCCTTTCATTACCGAAGGGAAGAGATTCATTAGAAGTAAACAATGGTATACATTTTAGAGAATGTGATATAAAGCTTAGAGAACTTAAAATAAAATTTTTCCCACTTACACTTGGACCTATGAGAAAACTGACAAAAAGAGCAATGAAACTAAAAGCAATACTCGAAGAACAAAACAAAAAAGTTTTTGAAGTTTTTCCTGGCGGATTTTATGATATTATGAAATTAAGTCGTAAAGATAAAGAAGAAATCATAAAATTTTACAAAGACTTAGGATTTGAACTTGAAGATAAAGAATTTATCCAAGATGAACTTGATGCAATAGCTTGTTTGTTAACTGGCTTGATGCATGAAAAAGAGGAAAGTTTAATTTTAGAAGGCATAGATGGGTCTATCATCTTGCCAAGAAAAAAGTAA
- a CDS encoding HU family DNA-binding protein, translating to MTKSELISKTAEKAGITKAAAERAVNAAIEAVVGALSKGERVAIPGLGVFNVKQRKARKGRNPRTGKEITIPARKVVAFTAAKSLKEGLNKK from the coding sequence ATGACAAAGTCTGAATTAATCTCAAAAACAGCTGAAAAAGCTGGAATTACAAAGGCAGCTGCTGAAAGAGCTGTTAATGCTGCTATTGAAGCAGTAGTTGGTGCTCTCTCAAAAGGTGAAAGAGTAGCTATTCCAGGTCTGGGGGTTTTTAATGTTAAACAAAGAAAAGCAAGAAAAGGAAGAAATCCAAGAACTGGAAAAGAAATTACAATTCCGGCAAGAAAAGTAGTTGCATTTACAGCAGCTAAGTCTTTGAAAGAAGGACTGAATAAAAAGTAA
- a CDS encoding bifunctional nuclease family protein, with product MTRKDKLTKILEQSRLSPLAKIQNFSILMTDSFIIEVIDMVKVIVKSIAIDSLTGSPIVLLANEENQNDVYPIWIGIAEAEGIVVNQSGFIPPRPLTYDLFKNVIEAIDGKVKEVRIIDMVNNAYIANIVIQQGDREIIIDSRPSDAINLALRFNSPIYLNEQVVKKLNVEELKSQEKDEEIQTVEDLERQTETPKLDLEKTEEISIKDEDLEKFREMLENIKPEDFLTK from the coding sequence ATGACAAGGAAAGACAAACTTACAAAAATTTTGGAACAGTCTCGCCTATCTCCACTTGCAAAAATTCAAAATTTTAGTATATTAATGACAGATAGTTTTATAATAGAGGTGATAGATATGGTAAAGGTTATCGTAAAATCAATAGCGATAGATTCATTGACAGGAAGTCCAATAGTACTTTTAGCTAATGAGGAAAATCAAAATGATGTATATCCAATATGGATAGGAATAGCTGAGGCAGAGGGTATAGTTGTAAACCAAAGTGGGTTTATTCCACCCAGACCTTTGACTTATGATTTATTTAAAAACGTCATAGAGGCTATTGATGGAAAAGTAAAGGAAGTAAGAATTATTGATATGGTAAATAACGCATACATTGCAAACATAGTAATTCAACAAGGAGATAGAGAAATAATCATAGATTCAAGACCAAGCGATGCAATTAATTTAGCTTTAAGATTTAATAGTCCAATTTATCTAAATGAACAGGTTGTCAAAAAACTAAATGTAGAGGAATTGAAATCTCAAGAAAAAGATGAAGAAATACAAACAGTCGAAGACCTTGAAAGACAGACAGAAACTCCAAAATTAGATTTAGAAAAAACAGAAGAAATTAGTATAAAAGATGAAGATTTAGAAAAGTTTAGAGAAATGCTTGAAAACATAAAACCTGAGGATTTTTTAACTAAGTAA
- a CDS encoding macro domain-containing protein → MEVKIGSTKLILTIGDITESETESIVNAANSTCMGGAGVDGAIHSKGGPQILQECIKIRKTLYPDGLPPGEAVITTGGNLKAKYVIHTVGPICNGPLTKHQKQILKNAYQNSLKLALEKNIKSISFPSISTGAYRCDVKVASKIALKAVIDFLKQNPNKLDLVAFVLFTPEIYQVYKTSLEEILNANIND, encoded by the coding sequence GTGGAAGTCAAAATTGGAAGTACGAAGCTTATTTTAACAATAGGTGATATAACAGAAAGTGAAACAGAAAGTATAGTCAATGCAGCTAATTCTACCTGTATGGGTGGTGCCGGTGTAGATGGTGCCATCCATTCAAAAGGTGGTCCTCAAATACTTCAAGAATGTATTAAAATTAGGAAAACCCTATACCCAGATGGTCTTCCTCCCGGAGAAGCAGTAATAACAACAGGCGGAAATTTAAAAGCCAAGTATGTTATTCATACAGTAGGTCCTATATGTAATGGTCCTTTGACAAAGCATCAAAAACAAATCCTAAAAAATGCTTATCAAAATAGTCTTAAATTAGCTTTAGAAAAGAATATAAAATCTATATCTTTCCCGTCCATTAGCACTGGAGCATACCGCTGTGATGTAAAAGTAGCATCAAAAATAGCACTCAAAGCGGTGATAGATTTTTTAAAACAAAACCCAAATAAATTAGATTTAGTCGCTTTTGTCCTATTTACTCCAGAAATTTATCAGGTTTATAAAACATCTCTTGAGGAAATCCTTAATGCAAATATCAATGATTGA
- a CDS encoding restriction endonuclease — protein sequence MIDFILISVIALIVMLYAYYRYREEKHKEEKLLIPKLESYKEKFLEEKKNFIKRSQELIDKMEEVKKEIENLKNKYHEYPWTESQIKYLKTMKGSEFEYYLTTAFQMLGFITIDLPFYKDHNLDLIIKYEDNNKTEYIAVDFLDHTEIKKLNEKYVEDLLQGKEKYECGKLLIITNGYLDDNIKKFLIENDINFFEIDQIVRFIPSLNFFYRYEELKGSFHNYEILHKEAFDEVIRREHWLSEVEEQLIKALEKKNESTYNRG from the coding sequence ATGATTGATTTTATTCTTATATCTGTAATCGCTTTAATAGTGATGCTGTATGCTTATTATAGATATAGAGAAGAAAAACACAAAGAAGAAAAATTATTAATTCCAAAACTTGAATCCTATAAAGAGAAATTTTTAGAAGAGAAAAAAAACTTTATCAAAAGATCTCAAGAACTTATAGATAAAATGGAAGAAGTCAAAAAAGAGATAGAAAATTTAAAAAACAAATATCATGAATACCCATGGACAGAATCTCAAATCAAATATCTAAAAACCATGAAAGGCTCAGAATTCGAATATTATTTAACCACAGCTTTCCAAATGCTTGGGTTTATTACAATAGATTTACCTTTTTATAAAGACCATAACCTTGACTTAATTATAAAGTATGAAGATAACAACAAAACAGAATATATAGCGGTTGATTTTTTAGATCATACAGAAATAAAAAAGTTAAATGAAAAATATGTAGAAGATTTACTTCAAGGCAAAGAAAAATATGAATGCGGCAAGCTTTTGATAATAACAAATGGTTATTTAGATGATAATATAAAAAAATTTTTAATAGAAAATGATATTAACTTCTTTGAGATTGACCAGATTGTAAGATTTATTCCTTCTTTAAATTTCTTTTATAGATACGAAGAATTAAAGGGAAGTTTTCATAATTACGAAATATTACATAAAGAAGCTTTTGATGAAGTTATAAGAAGAGAACATTGGCTTTCAGAGGTAGAAGAACAATTAATAAAAGCGTTGGAAAAGAAAAATGAGAGTACTTATAATAGAGGATGA
- a CDS encoding response regulator transcription factor has protein sequence MRVLIIEDDLLLGESLKDYLENNGIECLWISNERKLEEALSLSEFDVIVLDLILRYSKGEDILRNLRNKNVKTPILIMTAKNSIKDKETCFNLGADDYIIKPFDPKEFLLRIKALSKRAHLPEKIKIGDVEIDLENQIVLKDGKEVKLTKTAWTLLYYLIKNRGKVVSNENILNYVWHDKAVGDEVIRAYIKELRKILPDGSIETFKGRGYKLN, from the coding sequence ATGAGAGTACTTATAATAGAGGATGATTTACTACTTGGAGAAAGTCTTAAAGATTATCTTGAAAATAACGGTATAGAATGTTTATGGATTAGCAATGAAAGAAAATTAGAAGAAGCTTTAAGCCTTTCAGAATTTGATGTAATCGTTCTTGATTTGATACTCAGGTATTCAAAAGGTGAGGATATACTAAGAAATCTTAGAAATAAAAATGTAAAAACTCCAATTTTAATAATGACAGCCAAAAACTCTATTAAAGATAAAGAAACATGTTTTAACTTAGGTGCTGATGATTACATAATAAAACCTTTCGACCCAAAGGAGTTTTTACTTAGAATAAAAGCTTTAAGCAAAAGAGCTCACCTTCCAGAAAAAATAAAAATAGGGGATGTTGAGATAGATTTAGAAAATCAAATTGTTTTAAAAGATGGAAAAGAAGTAAAACTAACCAAAACAGCATGGACTTTGCTGTATTATCTTATAAAAAATAGAGGAAAAGTTGTAAGCAATGAAAACATTTTAAACTACGTTTGGCATGATAAAGCTGTAGGAGATGAAGTAATAAGAGCTTACATAAAAGAACTTAGAAAGATTCTTCCTGATGGAAGCATTGAGACATTTAAAGGAAGAGGATATAAATTAAATTGA
- a CDS encoding sensor histidine kinase, with protein MINFINLYYINDLIEKYQQLQNILKQQNQLPVVFQDNLKSYKSEYSKMVILWETFLVFGSIILIYYLTSIYLKKEERYKQFLQLMILSISHKLGNKISSLNINLELIKSNCNNQAVDRLEKSLISLNEDLKTLLSTLKKIQFERKEEEKFRVDELVLKLLEEFKPFENKVFVRLKPLKSFKNKSDIEAIIQIILENAFKYSENKVYIKIYKTNLIIKNDIKNEIESGSGLGLLIVEGLSKLNNLKVIKRVKGKYFTICLAF; from the coding sequence ATGATCAATTTTATTAATCTTTACTATATTAATGACTTAATAGAAAAATACCAGCAGCTCCAAAATATATTGAAACAGCAAAATCAGCTCCCTGTAGTATTTCAAGATAACCTAAAATCTTATAAAAGTGAATATAGTAAGATGGTAATACTTTGGGAAACTTTTTTAGTTTTTGGTTCTATAATTTTAATTTATTATTTGACATCTATATACTTAAAAAAAGAAGAAAGATATAAACAGTTTCTACAACTTATGATTTTATCCATCAGTCATAAGCTTGGAAATAAGATTTCAAGTCTTAACATAAATTTAGAATTAATAAAATCAAACTGTAATAATCAAGCTGTCGATAGATTAGAAAAATCTTTAATTTCTTTAAATGAAGACCTAAAAACTCTTTTAAGCACACTCAAAAAAATTCAATTTGAAAGAAAAGAAGAAGAAAAATTTAGAGTTGACGAATTAGTTTTAAAGCTCCTTGAAGAATTTAAGCCTTTTGAGAATAAAGTTTTCGTAAGATTAAAACCTTTGAAAAGTTTTAAGAATAAATCTGACATAGAGGCTATTATTCAAATAATATTAGAAAATGCTTTTAAATATTCAGAAAATAAGGTATACATAAAGATTTACAAAACAAATTTAATAATCAAAAACGACATTAAAAATGAAATAGAAAGTGGAAGTGGATTAGGCTTACTTATAGTTGAAGGACTATCAAAATTAAATAACTTAAAAGTTATAAAAAGAGTGAAAGGGAAATATTTTACTATTTGTCTTGCTTTTTAA
- the rpoZ gene encoding DNA-directed RNA polymerase subunit omega, producing MNRRPLIEEALKKVKSRYELVHAASKLAIELYETGLETYITEEGIPLKKTVIAIDKIAKGEASIVKKQDK from the coding sequence ATGAACAGAAGACCTTTAATAGAAGAAGCATTAAAAAAAGTAAAAAGCAGATATGAGTTAGTTCATGCAGCATCTAAGCTTGCAATAGAATTGTATGAAACAGGTCTTGAAACATACATCACTGAGGAAGGAATTCCACTTAAAAAAACCGTTATTGCAATAGATAAAATAGCTAAAGGAGAAGCTTCTATAGTTAAAAAGCAAGACAAATAG
- the gmk gene encoding guanylate kinase codes for MIKGELFIISSPAGAGKTTLTNLLLEENEKLKRVITYTTRKKRKNEIDGVDYVFVAKEVFELMIKENAFLEYAIVHGNYYGTPKKETFELLNQGYDVILVIDVQGMKQIKSVIPEAITIFILPPSLKELESRMRIRGEGEEEIQKRLETAKREIPHWKEYDYIIINENLLESKENLSHIIKSQRFKRQRFDLSLIKDDELRSLML; via the coding sequence ATGATAAAAGGTGAGCTTTTTATAATCTCATCTCCTGCTGGGGCCGGAAAAACCACTTTAACAAATCTTTTGCTTGAAGAAAATGAAAAATTAAAGAGAGTTATTACTTATACAACAAGGAAAAAAAGAAAAAATGAAATAGATGGTGTTGATTATGTATTTGTTGCTAAAGAAGTTTTTGAATTAATGATCAAAGAGAATGCTTTTTTAGAGTATGCAATTGTTCATGGAAATTATTACGGCACACCAAAAAAAGAGACGTTTGAACTTCTAAACCAAGGTTATGATGTAATTTTAGTGATAGATGTTCAAGGAATGAAACAGATAAAATCAGTTATTCCTGAAGCCATTACAATATTTATCCTTCCTCCATCTTTAAAAGAGCTTGAAAGTAGAATGAGAATAAGAGGAGAAGGTGAAGAAGAAATACAAAAAAGATTAGAAACAGCCAAAAGAGAAATTCCTCACTGGAAAGAGTATGACTACATAATAATTAATGAGAACTTACTTGAATCTAAAGAAAATTTGAGCCATATCATTAAATCTCAAAGATTTAAAAGACAACGATTTGATTTGTCTTTAATAAAGGATGATGAGTTAAGGTCTCTTATGTTATAG
- a CDS encoding NADH-quinone oxidoreductase subunit N, whose product MTIVQQIVSGFGVPNFNVLLPEMIVLATAILVFVLELFTKNRNILLITSVLGLSLATLSTLTITEGAVTLYGLYIVDSFSLVFKFFLLISTILIVINLQSYVDSKKTSYGEYYYLILFSLLGIMIMVSSPNLVSFYIGLELMSVSIYILVGLWRKDYKSKEGAFKYLIIGGAGTAVISYAIALLYGKTGSFDFARIFNEVQDKADIGLTAGLVLLILGLALKASAVPLHFWTPDAYEAAPTPITAFLASISKVATYALILRVMVEAFPLVNSIWSYAWAILAAASMIVGNIIALRQKNVKRMLAYSSIAHTGYILAALASPNGMGFTALIFYSLVYMFMAIGGFIFLSAFEKDSRWTNDIDNFKGLAKKHPIMALFMLIYMFSMLGIPPTVGFMGKFGVFMALISSNVWWLAVVLVITSVISAGYYLRVVAYMYMYEPVIEGRFNLTVSEKFTVGFLAIVVLMLGIYPTVFWEISNILTSILVMNVGVR is encoded by the coding sequence ATGACTATCGTTCAGCAAATCGTGTCAGGTTTTGGAGTTCCAAATTTTAATGTTTTACTTCCCGAAATGATTGTTTTAGCAACTGCTATATTAGTTTTTGTTTTAGAATTATTTACAAAAAATAGAAACATTCTTCTTATAACTTCAGTATTAGGTCTTTCCTTAGCAACTTTATCTACGCTGACCATTACAGAAGGCGCAGTCACTCTTTATGGATTATATATTGTAGACAGTTTTTCATTAGTATTTAAATTTTTCTTACTGATTTCAACCATTTTGATTGTCATCAACCTACAATCTTATGTCGATAGTAAGAAAACATCTTACGGTGAATACTATTACCTAATTCTATTTTCACTACTTGGAATAATGATAATGGTTTCTTCTCCAAACCTTGTAAGCTTCTATATTGGTTTAGAGTTAATGTCTGTCTCTATATACATTTTAGTTGGTCTTTGGAGGAAGGATTATAAATCTAAGGAAGGTGCATTCAAATATTTAATCATTGGTGGTGCAGGTACTGCTGTAATTAGTTATGCAATTGCACTTTTATATGGAAAAACCGGAAGTTTTGATTTTGCAAGAATATTTAATGAAGTTCAGGATAAAGCTGATATAGGTTTAACAGCTGGTTTAGTACTTTTAATTTTAGGTCTTGCATTAAAAGCATCTGCTGTACCACTTCATTTCTGGACGCCTGACGCTTACGAAGCTGCACCAACGCCAATTACTGCATTTCTTGCAAGTATTTCAAAAGTTGCAACGTATGCATTAATTTTAAGAGTTATGGTGGAAGCTTTTCCGCTTGTTAACAGTATATGGTCTTATGCATGGGCAATTTTAGCTGCAGCTTCAATGATCGTTGGAAATATCATCGCTTTAAGACAGAAAAATGTTAAAAGAATGCTTGCATATTCTTCCATTGCACATACGGGGTACATCTTAGCTGCCTTAGCTTCCCCAAATGGAATGGGCTTTACAGCTTTAATATTTTATTCTTTAGTGTATATGTTCATGGCAATTGGTGGATTTATATTCTTGTCAGCTTTTGAAAAAGACAGCAGATGGACTAATGACATTGATAATTTTAAAGGTCTTGCAAAAAAACATCCAATAATGGCGTTATTCATGCTTATTTATATGTTTTCTATGCTTGGAATTCCACCAACAGTTGGTTTTATGGGTAAATTTGGTGTATTTATGGCTTTAATATCATCAAATGTTTGGTGGCTTGCGGTAGTTCTTGTTATTACAAGCGTAATATCAGCTGGATATTACTTAAGAGTTGTTGCTTATATGTATATGTATGAACCTGTAATAGAAGGGAGATTTAATTTAACGGTTTCTGAGAAGTTCACTGTTGGATTTCTCGCAATAGTTGTTCTAATGCTTGGAATTTATCCAACAGTATTTTGGGAAATTTCTAATATATTAACATCAATACTTGTTATGAATGTGGGAGTTAGATGA
- a CDS encoding NADH-quinone oxidoreductase subunit M, translating to MTVEFVRADIPLISISIIIPILASFIVFFANEKLAKPISIITSIIVFIISSYMLLTYDPTGYKIQFYEKYAWIPQFGISYEVGVDALSLTLVWLTALSFVAAFVWSTNIEKRIKEYFIAFLILEAACIGVFVAFDLVAFYVFWEVMLIPMFLIIGVWGYAERIYAATKFFIYTFFGSLFLLIGVIGMYIYNYMENNILSTSYFDLLKLHLPFNLELIFFLLLALGFAIKVPMWPFHTWLPAAHVQAPTSGSVILAAVLLKMGTYGFVRFSLPWFPEASKYFVPVIFALSVIAIIYTAMMAIAQTHIKRLIAYSSVSHMGFVTMGTFALNPEGVNGAIITMISHGLTSGALFLAAGFIYERLHSYEMKDLGGMAKFVPVFATLFMISAMASAGLPGLSGFVGEFLSLVGTFKVSILTAVLAGLSLVVGAAYTLWLYKKTMFEEELLSEEKIIEYSKLKDLNTAELWSFLPFVIFMFVIGIYPNWWINLINNTTQFVLHKIVGG from the coding sequence ATGACAGTAGAGTTTGTAAGGGCTGACATTCCACTAATAAGCATCAGTATAATCATTCCAATTTTAGCCTCGTTTATAGTATTTTTTGCAAACGAAAAACTCGCTAAGCCGATTAGTATCATAACGTCTATAATAGTTTTTATAATATCTTCTTATATGCTTTTAACATACGACCCAACAGGTTATAAAATTCAATTTTATGAAAAGTATGCATGGATTCCACAGTTTGGAATAAGCTACGAAGTTGGGGTTGATGCTCTAAGTTTAACTCTCGTTTGGCTAACAGCTTTATCTTTTGTTGCTGCTTTTGTATGGAGTACTAACATAGAGAAAAGAATAAAAGAATACTTTATAGCATTTTTAATTCTTGAAGCAGCTTGTATTGGCGTATTCGTTGCATTTGACCTTGTTGCGTTTTATGTTTTTTGGGAAGTTATGTTAATTCCAATGTTTTTAATCATCGGTGTTTGGGGTTATGCTGAAAGGATTTATGCAGCAACTAAATTCTTTATATACACATTCTTTGGCTCTCTTTTCCTTCTAATTGGCGTAATTGGAATGTATATTTACAACTACATGGAAAACAATATACTTTCTACAAGCTATTTTGATTTATTAAAATTACACTTGCCTTTTAACCTTGAATTAATCTTTTTCTTACTTCTTGCTCTTGGTTTTGCTATCAAAGTTCCTATGTGGCCATTCCATACATGGCTTCCGGCTGCACACGTTCAAGCTCCAACATCAGGCTCTGTAATACTTGCAGCAGTTTTGTTAAAAATGGGTACTTATGGGTTTGTAAGATTTAGTCTTCCATGGTTCCCGGAAGCATCTAAATATTTTGTTCCGGTAATCTTTGCTTTAAGTGTAATAGCTATTATTTATACTGCAATGATGGCAATAGCTCAAACACATATAAAAAGGCTTATTGCATACTCTTCTGTATCGCACATGGGATTTGTGACAATGGGTACATTTGCATTAAATCCTGAGGGTGTAAACGGTGCCATAATCACTATGATTTCTCACGGTTTAACATCAGGGGCGCTATTCTTGGCAGCAGGATTTATTTATGAAAGACTTCATAGTTATGAAATGAAAGACCTTGGCGGAATGGCAAAATTTGTTCCAGTTTTTGCAACATTATTTATGATATCAGCTATGGCTTCAGCAGGGCTGCCAGGATTGTCTGGGTTTGTAGGTGAGTTTTTATCACTGGTTGGAACATTCAAAGTTAGCATCTTAACCGCTGTTTTAGCCGGTCTCAGCTTAGTAGTAGGTGCTGCATACACACTATGGCTATACAAGAAAACAATGTTTGAAGAAGAGCTGTTATCTGAAGAAAAAATAATAGAGTACTCAAAACTAAAAGACTTAAACACAGCAGAACTTTGGTCTTTCTTGCCATTTGTGATATTTATGTTCGTAATTGGTATATACCCTAATTGGTGGATTAATCTAATTAATAACACTACCCAATTTGTTTTACACAAGATAGTAGGAGGGTAA
- the nuoL gene encoding NADH-quinone oxidoreductase subunit L, whose protein sequence is MEYLWIIPFSPLIAFVIIGLFGYKLLKEPLSGIVAVIGVAISAIASVKGFIDVAESGKYYDLKLFNWLTIGDYSISVSIFWDPLSALMTCVVTCVSTFIFIFATGYMKGDESYPRFFAYLSLFVFMMLMLTLSDNLVQLFFGWEGVGLASYLLIGFWHYKKSAANAAMEAFVVNRVGDWLFLLGILLAFTTFGTLDYLQIFNKLHGMDYIIVTFIALLLFGGAVGKSAQIPLHIWLPNAMEGPTPVSALIHAATMVAAGVYMVARLMPVFASSEIALDTVLFIGTMSAFLAATMGLVQNDIKRIIAYSTLSQLGYMFAAEGLGLFSEGMFHLTSHAVFKALLFLGSGSVLIALHHLLDVQKMGQIGRLMPITMGTFLIGSLALAGIPPFVGFFSKDPIIEGAYEINTFAFTFLWLGAFLTAFYIFRLFFLTFFDGDRLDHHIREHVHESPPNMTIPLIVLATATVILGFFREFFINFLKPSLDPAYMSFLSPEVKALVNEGLSRSHHVHIEANAFEFLGHSLTSLLGILLLATALAGIFTAYTIYQIRKIDPVKVGDMFKPLYILFYNRWFFDKIYYAIFVYGYYKLSKVMWFIGDKIIIDGIVDGSGKTSLFASDIFRKTQMGRISGYVIQMLIGVVIFLSLFLFLK, encoded by the coding sequence ATGGAGTACTTATGGATTATACCGTTTTCACCACTTATAGCATTTGTAATCATAGGGCTTTTTGGTTATAAGCTTTTAAAAGAGCCATTATCTGGAATCGTTGCTGTTATAGGGGTTGCAATCTCAGCAATAGCATCAGTAAAAGGTTTTATTGATGTTGCTGAATCTGGAAAGTATTATGATTTAAAGCTTTTTAATTGGCTTACTATAGGCGACTACTCAATATCTGTTAGTATATTTTGGGATCCACTTTCGGCTTTAATGACCTGTGTCGTTACATGTGTATCAACGTTCATTTTTATATTCGCAACCGGTTATATGAAAGGTGATGAATCTTATCCAAGATTCTTTGCATATTTATCATTATTCGTGTTTATGATGCTTATGCTTACACTTTCTGACAATTTGGTTCAGCTTTTCTTTGGATGGGAAGGTGTTGGTTTAGCATCATACCTATTGATTGGTTTTTGGCACTATAAAAAATCCGCGGCGAATGCTGCTATGGAAGCATTTGTAGTTAACAGGGTTGGTGATTGGCTATTCTTACTTGGAATATTGCTTGCATTTACAACTTTTGGAACCTTAGACTACCTACAAATTTTCAACAAATTACACGGAATGGACTACATAATCGTCACTTTTATAGCGTTGTTATTATTTGGTGGTGCTGTTGGTAAATCAGCACAGATTCCATTGCATATATGGCTTCCAAATGCGATGGAAGGTCCAACTCCGGTTTCTGCATTAATTCACGCCGCTACGATGGTTGCAGCCGGTGTTTACATGGTTGCAAGACTAATGCCGGTCTTTGCATCTTCAGAAATTGCATTAGATACAGTTTTATTCATAGGTACGATGTCTGCATTCCTTGCAGCTACTATGGGGCTTGTTCAAAACGATATTAAAAGAATCATTGCATACTCAACATTATCACAGCTTGGTTATATGTTTGCTGCTGAAGGCTTAGGATTATTCAGTGAAGGTATGTTCCATCTTACATCCCACGCGGTATTCAAAGCATTACTTTTCTTAGGTTCAGGTAGCGTTTTAATAGCTCTTCACCACTTGTTAGATGTTCAAAAAATGGGTCAAATTGGAAGATTGATGCCTATTACAATGGGAACATTTTTAATTGGTTCTCTTGCATTGGCAGGTATACCTCCATTTGTAGGATTTTTCAGTAAAGACCCTATCATTGAAGGTGCTTACGAAATTAACACTTTTGCGTTTACGTTCTTGTGGCTTGGAGCATTCTTGACCGCATTCTACATATTTAGATTATTCTTCCTTACTTTCTTTGACGGAGATAGATTAGACCATCATATTAGAGAGCATGTTCATGAATCACCGCCAAATATGACAATTCCATTGATCGTGTTAGCAACAGCAACAGTTATTCTTGGTTTCTTTAGAGAGTTCTTTATAAACTTCTTAAAACCATCATTAGACCCTGCATATATGTCTTTCTTATCACCAGAGGTAAAAGCATTGGTTAATGAAGGATTGAGCAGGTCTCATCATGTCCATATAGAAGCAAATGCTTTTGAATTTTTAGGACATTCTTTAACATCTTTATTAGGAATACTTCTATTGGCAACTGCCTTGGCCGGTATATTTACTGCATATACAATTTATCAAATTAGAAAAATTGACCCAGTTAAAGTTGGAGATATGTTTAAACCTTTATACATCCTTTTCTACAACAGATGGTTCTTTGACAAGATTTACTATGCAATCTTTGTGTATGGATACTATAAACTTTCTAAGGTGATGTGGTTTATTGGTGATAAAATTATCATTGACGGAATTGTTGATGGTTCTGGAAAAACTTCACTTTTTGCAAGTGATATATTTAGAAAAACACAGATGGGAAGAATTAGTGGGTACGTAATTCAAATGTTAATCGGCGTAGTAATCTTTTTATCCCTATTCTTGTTTTTGAAGTAG
- the nuoK gene encoding NADH-quinone oxidoreductase subunit NuoK, with the protein MVPFEYYVALSGLLMVLGFIGVIIRKNIIAMLLSTELMLNAVNIAFVAFDMKLHDVVGQVFVFFILTIAAAEAAIGLGLIIAIYRMKKDVDVEKLTELKG; encoded by the coding sequence ATGGTACCATTTGAATACTACGTAGCTTTAAGCGGACTTCTTATGGTTCTTGGTTTTATTGGTGTAATAATTAGGAAAAATATTATTGCGATGCTACTATCAACAGAGCTTATGCTAAACGCAGTAAATATAGCATTTGTTGCCTTTGATATGAAACTTCATGACGTGGTAGGTCAAGTATTTGTATTTTTTATCTTAACTATAGCAGCTGCGGAAGCGGCGATAGGTCTTGGCTTAATAATAGCAATCTACAGAATGAAAAAAGATGTTGATGTAGAAAAACTAACAGAGTTAAAGGGGTAG